Sequence from the Rutidosis leptorrhynchoides isolate AG116_Rl617_1_P2 chromosome 3, CSIRO_AGI_Rlap_v1, whole genome shotgun sequence genome:
ATGTAGACCCTATTATTTGGTGTGCTTGTTCTGTATCATTCGATACAGTTTCTGGAAACACCTCTTCGAGAAACTCGTCTGCAACGTCTCCGTCTTCGTCGATCTTGAGTTTTTGTGTATACCAGTGTAGACCCTGAGTACACGATCACAACATTAAGACTTTGCAATGTGTTCATTTTAACATTAGTAGTTGgtagttgtattaataatattcgAACATGTTGTAATGTTGGTAATTTTACAGCAACAGACAGAAGGAAAAAGTGACTCATGTTTTACAAATTATCCGTTTGCCTCAGTTTTAAGACCAGTACCACCATCGGGCCCAATGGTTCAACTCGAGTATTAGGGTTCGATCCCTGGCTCCGTAAAAGAAGTCCGTGAGGGAGGTTTTTCAGTCCCGTCCCGTACGCAGGAACGACTCGACTCGATCCAACATGCCCGTATGGACTAATAGATCAAGTCCCTGTTATGCGGTTAGAGTTTTTGCCCGAAAAAGCGTCTGTGTGGAAAATGATCGGGGTTGATTTCTATCCTCGTTAATGATTCCAAACCCAGCTTCTAAAAAAAAAGTAGAACCATGGTTTGTTACATAACAAAAGGAAAACTAGTTCTAAGATGAACACTTGTTTAATTGTACTTTCTACAAATTCTTATTACTCCTTAGTATGTTACACGGACATTGACCTCTTATTAGgattggtctattaaaactataaaatgtacAATACAATAATATTCAGGTAAATGACCAATTATCTAAGGCGGATGGTGGTTGTAAAAGTTGACTTGTCAGGATTTTAAAGTAATTCGACTAGTTTATGTTTGTTTTTGACTTGTTGGATCCTCCCTATATCTAGATCGAGCTTGTGTAGGTAGATGTTGTCTGGTAGGGCCGATAGTGATAAACTGTGTGGGAAGGTCAAAGTTAAGAGTTCAAATAGTTCAGATTTACTACTTCAAAGTCAGATTTACTCGGTCATATAAAATATACTCGATGAACGTCTGGTCTCCGATTTGGCCGATTATCGTCTACAAGGTCTCACCGACTAGTCCCAAATAACAACTTTTACAACCATTTAATACACGTATTGACCCAAGCCCAAACATGTAACGAGCAAAGTAGCATTGAATTCAGGATGTAGTTGACATTCACACTGATTCAAGGCATCAATTTAGACCAAAAAGGGATCCCATTACCTAGCTTTCGAAGAACAGTTTCCAAAAATGTCATTTTAAATgtcattttattaaaaaaaaatgacattttattaataaaaaagttTAGGTTATTAACACATACATTAACTACTGACCATCAACTCTAGCAATCACAGTCACTTAAAACCAACAACAACTGAACAGTATATCTTAGTTGCTCAAGTAGGTAACGAACATATAACAAGTCATCAACCACTTCTTTCATAAATGAATCTACATGACATTTTCATGATCTTACTTGCATTTAACCAGAGTTTAGGTAAGCTCATGTTGGATGTTATATTGTGAATTTACATAAATTCTGGAAATAACCTTATCTCTAAACTGCTTAtgaaactaattttataaaatgtcaAAAACTTGCTCACAATTAAACCATTATAGATAAACCTATTGTTTAAGTTTTTCAACTTTCAAACAAGTTAGGGTATATTTGGCAAAACTAGCTGGTAGTTTTTTAGATATATATTAGTACCTCATGTATTATGATCTTCCCATAATCACCTTACGAAATGAGGAACACCCAAAACTAACCCCTGGAATCCACGCAAATAGGGAGGAAAGAACGGAAATCTGAGTAAAAGTTAGCACTGACTTAGCAATAAGCCCAACCATAGAACTCACTTCCAAAGCTTTTTACATTTAAGCTTATTGATATGCCATTATTTACTTTTACTCGGACTCCCATTCTTTCATCCCTAATTGCGTGAAATACCAGGGTTAATTTTGGGTCTTACTCGTTTCTTAAGGTGATTTCGGGAAGACCATAACATCGTGTAAATAAGCTTGTTCAAACGCATAATTTGTTGTTATTAGCAAGAGAAGAATCTTAGGTGATGCAGCATATACTATTGTAAGATCCCAGTTTCTAGTGACCCTACCCTAGCTAATATTCTCAATTTATAGTAGCAAAATGAAAATGAACTAGAAATAaaatatatcaaaaaaaaaaaaaaaaaaaaataaaaaaattgtaacTTAGGGTTTTCTAAAATGTGATAATAGTCCCAAAATTAGCATTTAATCGCAAAATTATCAAGGGAATATCAACCGGCTAATTAATTACTAACCTAAATGCTTGGAACTTTTAATAACAAACTCATAAATTGACAAAAATAAGGAACTAGAAACTTGATCGAAGACAATACCTGAATACCGCCGGCGCCGGCGGTACAGGGCACTAAAACCGGTCCGATTTGACGAGATTTGTCAACCGGAACTTGAACCGGAACACTAAATCCTTTTCGAGGGAGATTCGTATCAACATAACGATGTGTTTCTTCTTCAGTTGAATTCAGATTATTAACATCGATTTCATCCTCAGAGTCTTTGTTTACTTCGTGATTACCGAATCCTAACCAACCAGCTAACCGTTTGATTAACCTCATTATGTTATCTATGatgatataaaataaaatataggtGTGCAAATTGTAACAAGAGAGAGATACAACTATAATTGCAGAAGTCGATGAGTGTTTTATATTGTAGAATCTGAGAAATTGAGGATGTTAAATGGAGAGGTTTTTGGGGGGAGATGAGATGCGTCTGGTaaagtcaaaatggttagatttgatttgCTTGCAATTATATTTTCAGACCAAGGGTTTTTAATCGTTATTTTCAGATTTGATTTGCttataattatattatagtaaatataataaaaatacatatattttatcTTCTGCAAATCTAAAATCTATGAGATGAATAATGTATCAAACACAATTAATttagttatataaaataaaatgaGTATATAAACTTAAATATAGTATATTTAAAAATCTAGTTACGTTTAGCATTGTAACTGGTTATTGCTCATTTCAGCTTGGTGGTTTTATGGCTACCGGAATTGGTGGATGGATATATCGCTCACCAGAGTTGTGAAAGATTTTTGGTGGCTAATAGTGGTGGCCGGATCATATTCCCTAGGTTTCTCCTATTTTTTGCAGTTTTCTCTTTTTTCGTTTGTCATGGGTATTTTTGGCCCATATTTTTGTTACTCCATCGTGCACCATGGCCATATTTATTTCCTTGCTATCGAGAAGTTTTGGCCACCGGCTGTATAGATCTTCGTGGTCTTCCATTTTTTGTGGCGAGGATTGGGCATATATGTGGCGACTTGTGGGTGATTCCACTAGTATCTTATTATGAGTCTTAGATGATGCAGTTGAAGTTGCAGCCTGGTTCTTTCAGCTTTTTGGATTGGCGGGTTAGGCTACTCTTGGAGGTTGTTTCCTCGGGTGGTGTTTGGGTTCTTATTAGGTCAGCGATAGTTGATTGGTTGGTTTGTTGTCAATGTACATGTTGGTTTGTTAGATCAGCGGTAGTCGATTAAATTTAACTACCTGCAAATCAAAACACGTATAGTTAAACTAAATAAATAATTTGAATTGACCAGTATTTACAAAACCAAACACACAAGAATTGAACTAACATAAACAACATAAAAAACACACCCAACCCATCAACCATAGATAAGCCACCTGATGGTGGTCACTATACCTAGCAATTGGGTCGGGTCGGGTTGGGTCGGGTCAAAACGGGTTTGGGTTTAAATAAGTCCGGGTCGAAATGGGTTAGAAACTTTGAACGGGTCAAACGGGTCGGGTCAAAAGCAGGTTTGGTCGGGTCGGGTCGAGACCCTTTTTTATTCGAGTTAGGTTGGGtcgagactttttttttttttttgcgaattCTTGTTTAAATTGGTTGACCCTCTAATTGACTCATTGGATAATATATTTGACTAGATTACAAATACAGAGTACATGAATGCAAATCGTGGATGTAAATATTATAAGTGGGTCGGTCTACAAATTAGCCGTTAGAGATATACATGAAACAAATGGTCTTACGAGCTTAGTTTGGGTTGAAAGTTGATATCTTTTTGCAACATTTTGTGTAGTTTGATTCGTTGATGTGTTGTATTTTGTAATACAACTAGTTCGGGctaggcccgcgcgatgcggcgggggcgtTCGGCCTGCTTGTttatatttaacgtagctttatgtatttatAGAAGAGAAAACGggccatgtgttaagcgccgttgtaggtgtcgtcgtcctcagtgttttttaaaatctgtccggttcgaacgtagttagtttcgttttgttgataaaattatttcaagtATAACGGTGCTGGCGAAAAAAATTAACTCATGGCGATGAGGAAGATAcgagctgtcgttgtgtttagcgttttttaaaaagtgtactttttgaagcgacccgtcctaatccataaggacgaatacaataacatatgattacatcgcgaggtatttgacctctatatgatacattttacaaacattgcattcatttttaaaagacaacctttcattacatcgaaagttgacatgcatgtataccatttcataatatccaacttataaatgacctaatctgtcatttacttaataataatctctattgaacttatcgacttgaatgcaacgtcttttgaaatatgccatgaatgattccaagtaatatctctaaatgagcaaatgcacagcggaagatttctttcatacctgagaataaacatgctttaaagtgtcaaccaaaaggttggtgagttcattagtttatcataatcattcatttccaccattttaacagaccacaagatttcatatattgacacgtgtaacccgcgaattaaaattcattcatatggtgaacacctggtaaccgaccttaacaagatgcatatagaatatccccatcattccgggactcacatcggacatgataaattcaaagtactaaagcatccataactcggatggggctcgttgggcccgatagatctatctttaggattcgcgtcaattggtggcaattatcataaacaccaattcttaggctaccaagctaaaaaggggcatattcgattcgataatccagccatagaatgtagtttcgattacttgtgtctattgtagcgacccgaccaaattatgtttgacggcgccgtctacttaggtcccgttacgtggtcataagtctttaagacaaagtttgaccaaaatatgtcgccttcatttcataataaagattgttcccaaagtttataagaattgttcaaccaatagttaagttacaacgttataatacgaatgaaatctaggcgacacggtttaaagtaaagtcaaaagacgctccatgaaatgcacatatactcgacatccaatgcaagtatcaaataatgagcggaagcatgtatcatgtatcgttcaaggacctgagaaaaacatagaaatctgtcaacgaaaacgttggtgaaatcataggtttaagtaagtaagtacaagtgaaccacaagatttgcatcaatgaaaataatagtaaatacattccaaaagtttgtttcacgagcacccaattatcaatgcttaacatttccttccattgaaccccatcacttagtgctagaacatacactgtttctcgaaaatatattccattcgtaaacggtagcgaaccgtttgaatgagggtttgtcaaacccatatggatccatacaacataagttctcgcttacacccggcaagtgtaactaatgataatcgaattgaggattttgttctaaactcgtatgtagaatgtttgttttcctgtacttgtgttcacttagtaaaagaaatgtttatgttttctcatcccaaatgtaagttcaaaaagagtaaaagtgggactatgatctcaccttgtatgcacgaaccaaaaagtacttcgacaagtaaacgtgcagtaacaatgctagtcttgacctaaacaaataggttgtatcaataacgaaagtcacgaggggtcaaagttgttcaattagtcctatggctcaatacgactcgattacgaagcatgtgaagcaaatagtcaagtttcatgcaaggtacacgtatagaaacaagttagaaagattacataagtaattggtcaagtttgattaaaagtcaaacttggtcgggtcaaagtcaacgaaaaagtcaacacgttcgggtcgggcctcgaacgaattttctgaagtttttaatcatatataagcatgttggaacaagtctcatgtgaaacggaggtctagaacgtcccaaacatttttcgttaaatgacaaccaaaacagcccactttaggcttatgggacggcgtcccaaaaggcctagacggcgtcccaatatgaaggttgggacggcgtcccaggttgctagacggcgtcccaatataaagattgggacggcgtcccaagttgcaagacggcgtcctggttgggttgcaggccctgtttgctgcaactctaagtgcacgaaccaacaatcaaaccaacccaaattacaaaccgcaaacaattagaacatgtattttatatcaccggaaaggtaatttgacgaggaaaacacctagacacatttcatcaagcaattcaacacttacacaccccaaaaccgcatttaaacgtccataatcaaggttcaagttccaaatatgcatttcatgattcgggcaaccaatttacatgtacgatatgccgtttcgaaggtaattaagcatacaacacaacttaacacttataattaacacttcatgtcatttaatgcatcaaaatccattcctagttcatgaaaccctaaccaaaagttaccaaatttcataatcaagtttaagagatttctttgatcaatctttacatcataatgaagctagtaacactaggaacaagattaaaacgtgaagtcttagcatctaacaacacatgaacacttaaaactcaagattaagcatgttaactttccatatgaactagttactccaaaatatcaaaaacgagcatacaaaacacataaacaaactagacttgagccatagatactaattaacaaacttataacttaaaaatctcaagaacacaaagattagtgattttagaaagttacccaaaattgatgaaaccggtatgaaatcgaagaggagatcacgaggagttcaaatatgtattttgtttggcaagaagatcactagctcggttttggatgatgaatctttgttcttgaagttgagaggaaaagttgaagtattaagaaattggaagagatgaatgaatggatagaaatgagagtttgactctttgacctagtcacaagtttcaacatttggcaagattggtccctcaacttaaatcgggtgcgggaattacctaacaagataattcaaacgcatattaacgagatgtgttataaacatctaacggaacttaaatagttaaacggaaaagttgacggaaaaaggcgggatgttacattacctacaccttaaaagaaatttcgtcccgaaatttaggtaggcgtagtagtcgttgtttcttcctcgagatcttgcgtttccgaattcacgaatagatgaggatacttcctttgcatttgatcttgtctttcccaagtaaactcgggtccccttttggcgttccaacggactttaacaatcgggattcggctttgtttcaatgtcttgacggaggtgtccacaatttcaaccggttcctccacgaaatgaagtttgtcatcaatggtaagctcctcgagaggaatgacgatatcgggttcggcaagacactttttcaagttggatacatggaaggtaggatgaacggagttcaattgaggcgggagatctaaacgataagcaacggttccaatacgctccaagatttcgaaaggaccaatataccgcggatttagcttcccgcgtttcccaaaacggattacacccttccaaggtgcgacttttaacatgacgcgatcaccgacttgaaattcgaggtccttgcgtctcttatcggtatagcatttttgacgactccgggccgtccgaagcctatctcggatttgaagaatcttctcggtggtttcgtggatgagttcgggcccggaaatttgcacgtcacctacttcggcccaacaaagaggagagcgacatttgcggccatatagcgcttcaaaaggtgcggctttaatactcgcgtgataactattgttgtaagagaactcggcgagaggtaagtgcttgtcccaagcttttccgaaatcaaccacgcaagctcggagcatatcttccaaggtttgtatcgtacgttcactttgcccatcggtttgaggatgatatgcggtgctcatgtccaaacgcgttcccaacgcttcttgtaacgtacgccaaaatctagagacgaaacgaccatctctgtcggagataatcgataaaggtacgccgtgtcgggctacaatctccttaatgtaaagtcgtgcaagtttctccattttgtcggtttctttcatggcgaggaagtgcgcggatttggtgaggcgatcgacaatgacccaaatagtatcataaccgcccgacgttttcggtaatttggtgataaaatccatcgtgatcatttcccacttccattgcgggatctcgggttgttggagtaatccggacggtctttggtgttcggctttgactttagcgcaagtcaaacatttggcaacatatctagcaacttcctttttgatgttcggccaccaatattgttctctaaggtcgtggtacatcttattggcaccggggtgaatcgagtatcgtgacttatgggcttcgtctaaaataaggcttcgtagatccccataactaggcacccaaattcttccggcgaaatatcggagtccggtttctttaacttcgaatcgagaggtgaggacgttcaagtgttcgagagagatgttttcatccttgagagcctcatcttgggctacccgaatttggctattaaggttggtgtgaatggtgatgtttaaagctcggacacggagaggcaccgctctttcttttcgacttaaggcatcggctactacatttgccttcccgggatggtaacgaagctcgcaatcgtaatcgtttaaggtttcaatccacctccgttgtctcatgtttagttgcttttgatcgaaaatgtgttgaagacttttgtggtcggtaaagatagtactcttggttccataaagatagtgtctccacattttaagtgcaaagacaacggctccgagttcgagatcatgcgtcgtgtaatttcgttcatgaattttgagttgtcgagaagcataagcaatgactttcgttcgttgcatcaatacacacccaaaaccatgttttgaggcatcgcaatatacaacaaagtcatcattgccttcgggaagtgacaagataggagcggtggttagcttcgttttcaagatttggaatgcggattcatgttcggtcgcccaaatgaatttctttcccttgtgagtcaatgcggttagaggacgtgcaaccaaagagaaattttcgatgaatctacgatagtacccggcgagacccaaaaattgacgaatgtgagtaggagtagtaggagtctcccatttgctaatggcttcgattttcgttggatcgactttaataccttggtcacttacaacatgaccaagaaattgaacttcctttaaccaaaattcacacttggagaatttggcatagagttgttcttgtcttaaaagttcaagcacaagtcggagatgttgttcgtgctcttcttcatttttagaatagatcaatatgtcatcgatgaacacaataacgaatttatcgagatacggtttgcacacgcggttcataagatccatgaacaccgccggtgcgttagtgagaccaaatggcatgacaaggaattcataactaccataacgagttcggaaagcggttttggagacatcttcccccttaacccttaattgatgataacccgagcggagatcgattttcgaatatacacaagacccttgtagttgatcaaagaggtcatcgatgcgaggaagaggatatcggttcttaaccgtcaatttatttagttcacgataatcaatgcacattcgtagggatccgtctttctttttaacaaacaaaatcggagcgccccaaggtgaatggctaggttgaataaaaccacgatcaagtagttcttggatttgactttgcaattcttgcatttcggatggagcgagtctatatggtgcacgtgctacgggtgcggctcccggaataagatcgatttggaattcaaccggtcgatgaggcggaagacccggcaattcgtcgggaaatacatcgaaatagtcactaacaattggcacatcatcgatgtgcttctcatcggactcgactttcttaacgtgagcaaggatcgcaaaacaacccttacggagtagttttctaactttaacacacgaaacgaggttgagtccggtgcaactcttatcgccatagacgatcaaaggttcaccattctcgataggaattcggattgcgttaagatcacaaagaatgtgagatttcgttttgactaaccaattcataccgattattacatcaaagcttcctagttccatggg
This genomic interval carries:
- the LOC139898558 gene encoding uncharacterized protein codes for the protein MRLIKRLAGWLGFGNHEVNKDSEDEIDVNNLNSTEEETHRYVDTNLPRKGFSVPVQVPVDKSRQIGPVLVPCTAGAGGIQGLHWYTQKLKIDEDGDVADEFLEEVFPETVSNDTEQAHQIIGSTFQFKLTTKPAKARNPCLSPSGSVQHYVKYKGKLQLL